CTTTATTTTTTAATCTTGCAAAGTCGCAGAGCCGCAAAATTTTTAAGTTCAAGTAATGAATTGCCTCCAGCTTTAGCTGGAGATATAATAAAAATGATTTGAAAGGCTTTAGCCAAACTCGATTTTTTGGCTGAAGCCATTTTATCGGCACTTTAATAACCTCCAGCTAAAGCTGGAGGCAATTCAAAAAATCCTTTCAATCCTTTTAATCTGTGGCTTTAAAATAAAAATATTAGCAACTTTGCGAGCAATTTTCGATATTAAAGAAAAACGCGGATACATAAAAGACGCACTACTGTGCATCTCTACCAGTGTGTCTCTACTCTTCGTAACGTTTTATTTCGCGGTCATAAAATTCATTAGCCAGAACAATTAATCCTTCCATTTCGGCATTTAATTCTGCTTCATCAAGATCTTCAGCTTCTTCCATAAATTCAACCTCATCATCTTTTAAATTGATTATAAATCTTGGATAATCAAGGTGAATGATGAAAATATCATCTGGAAAATCAGTATTATCTCCGAGTAAAAATTTAGGTAATTCCATTTTTATTTAAGTTTATTTTAGATTTTACAATGGCCTGCTAAGCAGACTAGTTTTTTTGCCACAGATTACACAGATTAAAAGGATTTTTTTTTTAATCTTAAATAATCTTTGTAATCTGTGACATATTTAATTTGAGTCTCAAATTTAAGTATTTGAAACTGAATTTTTGATTAGTTTTTTGGTCAGGAAATGAAAACGAATGTATAGAAATATTGCCGCAGAAGTTAATCCTGCCAAAAGTCCGATCCAGACTCCCTGCGCTTTCAAATCTGTATATTCGCCTAAATAATAAGAAACCGGAAAACCAATGATCCAATAGGCAACAAATGTGATATACATTGGAATCTTGACATCCTGCAAACCACGCAAAGCTCCAAGAACAACAACCTGAATTCCGTCAGAAATCTGGAAAACTGCTGCAATTAAAAGCAATTTTGAGGCAATACTTATTACTTCGCTATTATCCAGAAGCTGACCTCCATTTTCCATGTTCAAAAAAATATGAGGCAAAAATTCATGGAAAGCCACAAATAGAATAGCAAAAACAGTTTCTATTATAATCGCCAGTAAAAAAATAGAACGGGCAACGATAACTAGGTTTTTATAATCCTTTAATCCTCTTTGATTACTAATTCTAATCATAGAAGTTACGCTTAATCCCATGGCAAACATAAAAGTCATCGAAGCCAGACTCAACGCAATTTGATTGGCTGCCTGACTGGTTTTACCAATATTACCGCAAAGCCAGATTGATGCTGTAAACAATACAACTTCAAAAAGCATTTGCATTGCCGATGGAAATCCGATACTTATAATTTTCTTTATGGTTTCTTTTTTGATTTCGTCAAAACTGAAGTTTTTGAAATATTGTTTCAAATCATTTCTTCTGGATAACATAATGTGCATGAACATTACCAAAAATATTCTTGAAATTACCGTTCCCAAAGCCGCTCCAACGATTCCCATTTTTGGAAAAATCCAGATTCCGTAAATCAACATATAATTGATTCCCACGTGCAGCACATTGGCCATAATCATAGCATACATCGAATATTTTGTCATCGACATTCCGTCTGCAAATTGTTTGTATCCCTGATACATAATTAGCGGAATCAAGGAGAAAGCAACCCAGTCAAGATAAGGTTTTGCAAGTGCAATTACATCTGCAGGCTGTTGTAGTAACTCCATTATTGGCTTTGCCAGAACAATTATTCCAAAAAGCAGTAATCCTAAAATGATACACAAAAACAAACCATGATGAAATGCTGAACGAATTTTAGAATCGTTTTTTTCGGCATCACCTTCAGCAACAATTGGAGTAATTGCTGTCGAGAAACCAATTCCTAAAGACATGGCAATAAAAATCATACTGTTTCCTAATGAAACTGCCGCAAGCTCAGTACTTCCTAATTTACCAACCATTATATTATCGACAATACCTATTAAAGTATGTCCAACCATTCCTAATATAATAGGATATGCTAATCTTAAATTGTATGAAAACTCTTTGGTGTACTGCTTTAAATTCACTTCTGATCTTTTTGTGGGCAAAGATAGTCAGAAGCATTGGATTCTTTTATAATATTAAAAACATAAGCAAATATTAAGTCAATTTTTAGCGAACCTCGATATTATATAACGATTTCAAAAAATTGTATAACAACGCCCCAAACGCTAGCTGTTACTTTTACAACATTATTAATTCAAAAAAAAATTGTCATGAGAAATCTAAAAATGATCTGCCTGGCGACTTTCGCATTATTATACGCCAATACCACGTTTGCTCAGGACGCTACTACTACAACGTTACCCCAAAATGAAGGTGAAATCAAAAAATACGAACCTGGTTTCAGATTAGGATTTGGGCTTAACGGAGGTTTACCAACTGACAAAGTATATAACTGGTCTTTGGGTGGAGATGTTCGTTTACAATATGATTTATCAAAAAGAACTTCGCTGACCTTAACAACTGGTTTTACCAATTTGTTTATCGGAAAAGATGAAAATGGAGTTGATGTAAAAGATCTTGGTTTTATTCCGGCAAAAGCAGGTTTTAAAGCTTTTATCTGGGAAGATCAATTTTATGTTTTAGGCGAGGTTGGTGCTGGTTTTGCCGTTACAAACGGTTATAATGACACCACTTTTTTATGGGCGCCAGGAATTGGGTACGCCAACAAATACATTGATATTAGTGTTCGATATGAGGACTATAACAAATTCAAAACCAATCAAGTGGCTTTACGCTTAGCTTATGGTTTTGATTTATAAAAGCAAAGGTTAAATTTTATTTTTTTGTTTTTGGTAACAAACCCGATAGATCGCATAGTCTGTCGGGTTTCGTTATTTTATATTAATTCCTATTTTCATTATAAAGCAAACCCGACAGGTTTTAAAAACCTGTCGGGTTTAAGTTTTAACAATTTATCAAAAAACAAGTTATTTAAGGACTAAGTTTCTTAATAATACTATCTAATTCTTTTTGTTTTCCTATATCACCATTAATACTGTCCATTTCTCTTTTTAACTTAAACCAAGTAGGATCAGTGGTTCTAGTTGTGTAATTCCAAATGAGTTCCATATCGTGTATATATTTATATTTAATGTAAATATCTCCATTTTTCATAATATATTCTTGACCCGAACGGTCTAAAACAAATTTTATGTTTTTATAATAATTTTCAGACACCTCATTAGGGTTAGCAAATTTAAATAATTGATTATGAAAAATTTCAGAAAAAAACACAAAGCCAACATCTTCATTCACAACTACAGGACGGAGCTTTACATATCTGTTTTGCCAATAATAATAAGCAGAAAATAAAAGAACCACACTTACTAAGGCTATGTATATATATTTTTTCATTTATCTTAATTTAAGATTTATATTTCCTGAAGAATCCATTTGAAATGTTTTATTAAAATTTTGCTGCCACTCTCCTCTCAGTTCATATGGTCTTGCTCCGCAATATTTTTCTACTAATATGGCATCCGAGTCTTTGACATAACCGAAACTAGGAATATAGGCATTTGCACCTTTATGCCAATCATATCTATCCCACCATTTATGGATTATTTTACCTGATAAAACAAAATTATTTTTCTTTCTAGTGATGGGAAAATAACAAGTTGAAGTTATTGTACTTGTTCCGCACACATAATATAATTCCCGAAAAATTCCTCCTGTAAATACACGATCAAAATGAGTAACATAAGTTCTGGTGTTTCCTTCCGTTAAAGCGTTAAGAAAAATCACGAGATCAGAATCGCTTTCAAAACGCTCTATGTTTGTATTTTCAGCAACAATAACCTCATTGTTCCCTCTAAGCCAATGAAAATCGATATTTTTTGTTGACCCTGTACCATCCAGCCACCATTGTAAACAATCAGCAGCCATATTAAAATTTCGTTCTCGCGATTTTTCAATCATATTAATATAATTTGCTTTTAGCATTAAAGCCTTCTCTTTGTCACTTAATTGCAAATATAAAGTTCTTGCATTTAAACTTCCTGCTTCTCCCCAAAAAGGATCTCCAAATAGATTCATATCTTCTGAAGATTTCAAATCACTTTTTATTCCAAATCTAAATGTGCTTGTACTCATAATATTTAATTTTACAGCGTTTATAAATATCTTTAAACATAAGAAAAATTTTACATTTTAAATTTTTAAATTTCGATAATCTAATTTTTCATTTCTTTGTAAAAACCCATATATTTAAGCATACTAAATATTAATTCTCTTTTTAAAACACACAATAAAGCAAACCCGACAGGTTTTAAAAACCTGTCGGGTTTCGTTGTGTTTATGCCGTTGGTCAAAAGATAAGAACCACTCGTCAAATGATTTTTTTAGGTTAAGGAAGAACGTTGTACTTCGCAGAAAAATTAATCAAAATCATGAACAAAACAGTTTTTTATCTATCGCAGTTATTTCTTTTTCTATTGGTTACAATTTCCGCAAGATCTCAATCGAACATCTCGGGAGAATTCAAAATAGACTATGTTCCGTTTTCTAATTATGTCCGACCAATTGACAGCTCCAAAACAGACGCCAAAAGCAATTTTAAAAGAGCTCAACTTTCTGTAGAAATTCCACTTTCCATGAAAATGGATCAATACAATCATCCCAGACTTTGGTCGATTATGCTTCAGGGAAGTTATGCCAAAATGGAAAATAAGGATTATGAAGTACAATCGCTTCCTGTAGAATTGCCTAACGGTTTCCCGAATGAACTTTTAAATGCACAAATTGGCGTCAAGCATTTAAGATCACTTTCTCCGTCGTGGTCTATGTTAATAATGGCTTCTGTGGGCGTTTATACTGACATGGCCGAAATCAATAAAGATGACGTGCTTATACAAGGTGGTGTACTTTTTATCAAACAATTTAATCCAAATTTGGCTTTTGGTTTCGGACCGGTTTTAACCAATAGTTTTGGTGTCCCGATGGTACTTCCGGGGATTTATTTTAATTGGGAATCTAAAGGTGCTTTACATTTTAAAGTTGCTTTTCCTGAAGGTCTGGAATTGGGTTATAGAATGTCTGAAAGATTTGACCTGAAAACGGTTGTGGAACTAAGCGGAATGACTGCCGAAATAAATCCTGCAAATAAATCTATGTTACTTGGATATCAACAAATTGTGGCGGGTATAAGACCTCAACTTAAATTTGGTAAACATTGGACATTCGAACCTACAGCAGGAAGTACTCTGGCTCGTTCGTTCTCAACCAATGATCGAAAAATTAAAAATATGTTTAAAGAAAAAGATCTGGCAAACCCACGATTCACTACTACATTTTATGCCGCTTTAGCTCTAAAATGGCAATTCTAGAGCTATCTGCTTAATAGATTTTTATAAACTACCTCTTTCAATAATGCTTCGCGACGTGTTCTTGAAATAGGTAGTTCTTGTCCGTTTACAAACAATCGTCCGCCGGAAACGGAATCAATATGTGTAATATTTACAAGAAATGATTTGTGAATTCTAAAGAAAATTTCCGTTGGAAGTGTTTCTTCTAATGAAATCATGGTTTGATGAATCACCAAAACTTTATCCTTAAAATGAAGCTTAGCATAATTTTGCATTCCTTCAATATATAAAATATCTACCCAGGAAATCTTTTGAAATCCTTCGTCCTGACGAACATAAAGAAACGGATCTAACTGATTTTGCTTGGGAGAACTCATTTGATGCCATTGTTTTGCTTTTAAAGAGGCTTGATAAAAACGCTGAAACGTAATTGGTTTTAACAAATAATCAACCACTTGCAAACGATATCCATCTAAAGCATGTTCTGAATAAGCTGTCGTAAAAATAACTAAAGGTGGATTGTCCAGAGATTCTAAAAACTCTAATCCGGACAAATAAGGCATATTTATATCGAGAAATAACAAATCGACTTGTTTTTCCTGAATGTATGACGTCGCTTCTAATGCCGAAGCGCAAGTGCCAACAACTTCAAGAAAATCAATTTTTGAAACAAAATCTACAATTCCGTTTCTTGCAATTGGTTCGTCGTCAATAACGAGACATTTCATGTTCATAATTTTTTTGTTTCAGGTATTCTTTGTTTCAGGTTTGGTGGGTATTGTTAAAAAAAAGTTTCTCTCGCAGATTTTGCAGATTAAGCAGATTTATTCTTTCTTCTTTCTTCTTTACTCTTTTACAAAACCCTTCTAATCAGTAGCAAAAAAATTACTTTAAATCTAAGACAACTTCCACCGTAAAATCTGAATCTGTTTTATTGATACTTAATTGATGTTTTTCGGGATATTGAATCTCCAGTCTTTTCTTTACATTTTCAAGTCCTAATCCCTGATTTTTAGAGGGGATTTTATATTGTTCTGTGTATGAATTTTCTATTTTAAAAATCAATTGTTTATTTATCTGGTCGCAAGATAAGTGTACATATCCTTTTTGGTTTGGAAGTCTTGATACATGTTTAAAGGCATTTTCTATCAAAGGGACTAAAAGTAACGGCACAATCTGAAGCTGACCATCTTCGATGTTCCATCTACTTTTTACTTCTAATTCATTTCCCCAACGGGTTTCTTCGACTGCGATTAGATCTTTCAGGTATTTAATTTCGAGATACAATGAAACATATTCTTTATTGCATTCATACAATTGATACCTTAAAATATCCGAAAACCGTACCAATAAAACCGATGCTAATTCGACATTGCTTTGCATCAAAATATGAATATGATTCAGTACATTAAACATCAAATGCGGATTGATCTGATCTTGCAGGATTTTTATTTGTGCTTCTAAGTGAACTTGTTTTAATTCGGCATGATTTCTTTCGATCACATTATGTTCCTGATAAAATCGAAGTCCGCAAGCAGTGCCACAAATCAAAATTGCAGCAGGAACACTTCCGCAAAATCGAGACCATAAAAGCTGAATAATATTCATATGCTCTTCCTCAGGATATAATTGGCTACGTGTGTGTGAATCTGAAAAAACTGCATAAACCACTGCCAGGCAAAATGATAATAGCGCAACCACAACAACACTTCGTATCGCAAATAGTCTCATTTTGTTTTTGCGTAATGCATTAGGAAGCATCACATCACTAAGAAAATGTGCCAAAAGAATAGAGCATAATAAAATTAAAGCTGATTGGTAGATAGCTAACAATGTACCATAACCATCTATTAATTGTGCCCAAATAGTAACACCAAGTATACACCAGAAAAAAACCAAAAATATCCGGTGTCGATTTTTATTTTTTATAATCATCAAAAAAGAGTAAGTAAATTATGAGAATCTTTTTGTTCAAAAATAACCCTATATTTTCTAAACGAACAGCAAAGAACCGAAAAGATTCTTTGCTGCTGCTTAGGGTTAACCGATAAATTGTGAAATTACAAGAAAAAATATCCAACACTTACATTAAAGGAATTTGTTTTAGAACTAAACTCTTTACTGATATTATTTAATCCCCCTTGATAAGTGAAATCTAAGGTAAATTTCCACATTTCGACTCCTGCGCCAACCTGATAGCCAATGTTAGATTTGTTAAATTTCGTGTAGGAGTCTTTAAGTTGATTTAATGACGAAATATTTTCATCGAGAACATACGAATAAACTCCTCCACCAAAAACTCTCACATTTAGGGTCGAAACATCAATTATTTTATAACCAATCAGCAAAGGCATTTCGAGGCTTCTCCATTTTGCATTTTTAGATCCTGTTATAGAAGTGTTTTCTATTTTTGAAGACTTCTCGCTATACAAGATTTCATTTTGAATATAGAATCTTTTAAAATCGAATCGCGCCATTGCTCCGACAAAATAACCTGCCGCATATTTTGAACTAAAGCCATCTGTGACCGGCAGTTCAGAAAAATTAGAACCTCCTTTGATACCAACATGAATTGGAAATGGAGATTGGGCATTAACTTTTGAAGAAAATAAACTTACTAAGAAAATAGTAGTCAGTAATACTAATTTGTACATGTT
This genomic interval from uncultured Flavobacterium sp. contains the following:
- a CDS encoding LytTR family DNA-binding domain-containing protein; the encoded protein is MNMKCLVIDDEPIARNGIVDFVSKIDFLEVVGTCASALEATSYIQEKQVDLLFLDINMPYLSGLEFLESLDNPPLVIFTTAYSEHALDGYRLQVVDYLLKPITFQRFYQASLKAKQWHQMSSPKQNQLDPFLYVRQDEGFQKISWVDILYIEGMQNYAKLHFKDKVLVIHQTMISLEETLPTEIFFRIHKSFLVNITHIDSVSGGRLFVNGQELPISRTRREALLKEVVYKNLLSR
- a CDS encoding porin family protein encodes the protein MNMYKLVLLTTIFLVSLFSSKVNAQSPFPIHVGIKGGSNFSELPVTDGFSSKYAAGYFVGAMARFDFKRFYIQNEILYSEKSSKIENTSITGSKNAKWRSLEMPLLIGYKIIDVSTLNVRVFGGGVYSYVLDENISSLNQLKDSYTKFNKSNIGYQVGAGVEMWKFTLDFTYQGGLNNISKEFSSKTNSFNVSVGYFFL
- a CDS encoding MATE family efflux transporter; its protein translation is MNLKQYTKEFSYNLRLAYPIILGMVGHTLIGIVDNIMVGKLGSTELAAVSLGNSMIFIAMSLGIGFSTAITPIVAEGDAEKNDSKIRSAFHHGLFLCIILGLLLFGIIVLAKPIMELLQQPADVIALAKPYLDWVAFSLIPLIMYQGYKQFADGMSMTKYSMYAMIMANVLHVGINYMLIYGIWIFPKMGIVGAALGTVISRIFLVMFMHIMLSRRNDLKQYFKNFSFDEIKKETIKKIISIGFPSAMQMLFEVVLFTASIWLCGNIGKTSQAANQIALSLASMTFMFAMGLSVTSMIRISNQRGLKDYKNLVIVARSIFLLAIIIETVFAILFVAFHEFLPHIFLNMENGGQLLDNSEVISIASKLLLIAAVFQISDGIQVVVLGALRGLQDVKIPMYITFVAYWIIGFPVSYYLGEYTDLKAQGVWIGLLAGLTSAAIFLYIRFHFLTKKLIKNSVSNT
- a CDS encoding DUF6268 family outer membrane beta-barrel protein, producing MNKTVFYLSQLFLFLLVTISARSQSNISGEFKIDYVPFSNYVRPIDSSKTDAKSNFKRAQLSVEIPLSMKMDQYNHPRLWSIMLQGSYAKMENKDYEVQSLPVELPNGFPNELLNAQIGVKHLRSLSPSWSMLIMASVGVYTDMAEINKDDVLIQGGVLFIKQFNPNLAFGFGPVLTNSFGVPMVLPGIYFNWESKGALHFKVAFPEGLELGYRMSERFDLKTVVELSGMTAEINPANKSMLLGYQQIVAGIRPQLKFGKHWTFEPTAGSTLARSFSTNDRKIKNMFKEKDLANPRFTTTFYAALALKWQF
- a CDS encoding histidine kinase, encoding MVFFWCILGVTIWAQLIDGYGTLLAIYQSALILLCSILLAHFLSDVMLPNALRKNKMRLFAIRSVVVVALLSFCLAVVYAVFSDSHTRSQLYPEEEHMNIIQLLWSRFCGSVPAAILICGTACGLRFYQEHNVIERNHAELKQVHLEAQIKILQDQINPHLMFNVLNHIHILMQSNVELASVLLVRFSDILRYQLYECNKEYVSLYLEIKYLKDLIAVEETRWGNELEVKSRWNIEDGQLQIVPLLLVPLIENAFKHVSRLPNQKGYVHLSCDQINKQLIFKIENSYTEQYKIPSKNQGLGLENVKKRLEIQYPEKHQLSINKTDSDFTVEVVLDLK